The genome window tctaacaggcGCCTCATCCAACTCTCTATCCTGCACTTATTGACTTCTCCTGTTAGGCTGGTGACATCCCTACGGGATCTGAATAGCCCATTCATATACCCTCCTCGCTCATTCAACCTCCGTGACTCTGTGCCATGGTACTGACTGAAGATCACGAGTGCGGCGTGTGCTATGAGCGCTACTCCAGGAGCAAGCACGTTCCCAGAGTGCTCTTCTGCAACCACACGTTTTGCTGCCCCTGCTTGGAGACCTTGGCCACACAGCAGGGTGGCATGCTGAGCATCAGGTGCCCGCTATGCCGCCAAGTGTCCTGTGTGCGCCAGGGTCTCACGCTGGAGGAGGCGCTGTGGGTCAACAACCAGCTATGGGAACACATAGGAGAGGTCGACGAGCTGAAAGTGAAGTGggatttaaaagaagaagaagaacatgaAGAACAAGGCAAGAGGAGTGCCGTCGCAAAAGCAGCATCTCCGGAACAACCGCAATGGTGAGCATCTACACACACTAGGGTACAATTTCCACACAAATCTTGATGATTGCATTTTGAAGGCTTTAAAACTACACGTCATTGGGAGTAGTTAATCATTGTGTggctaaaatattacttaatattATTCCTCATAATGGCAGGCCAAGACCATCGTGCCATCACATCCCATCACTCAGACTACGACTTCCAGGGTTCCTGAGGAGAATGATAGACCCTAGGCAGGAAAGGATAATCCCTGGATCCAATGTGTAAGTTGTAGTCTCATAATGTTGTCCACACCTTTTCTCAGATTGCTTCAGCtgatattttgtaatattacaAAACCATAATCAATATTTATTTGTCCACTGGATATTTCAGCATAGCAATCCTAGATCTGTTTACTCCAGTGATGTGATCTGTTGGCATTACAAGTGAATCATGCCTGCATTCCTCTTTGACCAGACTCTGAATTACGAGATTATATTGATACTGTTGTGCAAAGTCAGGCTCTCCACCTTAGACAACAGCtcataaaccttttttaaatggAATTCCAGTGTAGTTGAGCATTGGGTAGGTTTTAAAGGAGACTTATGTAGATACAAGGTGACACAGAATAACAGGAATTTTTGAAATGCGTATTGGTAACCATTAGCAGGTGGTAGCACTACGGGTTAATGACATTTAGCAAGTAAACACTCCGCCATTTTAGTAATCATGGATCAGTGGAACAGgcaatataatttatttcttttatcacttCTAGTTTTATTGGATTGTAAAAAAGTTCCCGTTTTTTTGTGTCACCTTGTATATGGAAAAAgctgtgtaaaaacaaaactcCAGCAGCCAAATCATGTCAGAATTATGTTACCCCCTCAATTTGCAAAGCATGACTCAGGCTGTGAAACTCCCATCAATCAACAGGAAATGAAATTCAGCTCTAGCATCTGCCACTCTATTGAcgaaatgctaatgctaattctctctctctctctctctctctctcacaacaCAGGCAAATCAAATCTTGGCGAAGACTGTCAGGGGAGGAATTGCCCTGAACTAGGTTACTCCAGTCCGACCCTAACCAGTCTGCATGATAACCTCTCACTCTTGTTTAGCCATTGTCATTGAAGACATCGTGCCACAGACATAGACAGTAGCCCTGGATCAGGAGCCTCAGCATACGGAACTGAGCAGGAGTGAAAAACTGCGTCTGACTGTTTTTCTTGAACTGTGATTTCCGCATGAACGGTTTGACCAGTTTATCCGTGGGGATCTTCTCATTATTCATTCCATCCGTAATCCTCTACAGCTGCCATGATAGGATCTGTTTCAGCTGTTccaacacaaagaaaaaaagtgagagTCCCAGATTGCAATATGAGGCAGAACAGATGGCCTCCTGAGACAGACCCCCTTCCGGACACCCCGACAACTCCACATAAACCCTTTaacttattatttcttttttctatttatgtattttttctttttattattatttcaataaaaaaaatctttttagtaAACATGTCAGTGTCTTTCTGTGTGCTTCCCAGGTTTTCTGGAGCTGCTTCAACTGTGTTTGTAGGGGCTGAATACTTTATACTTGCCCCACTGCTGTCTGTTTGGTTAGCTTAAATTAATGATGGAACATTTTGCCATCTGTGAGGCTTTCCCGGGCCAAACTGGCCCTCCAGAGAAGCCGTGTAATGCCAGGGAAACGAAAAGTCTTTAGCCAAACTCACAGAGCTCCAAATACACTGTCAGTTAAGATTTAATTTATGCCCCGCTGCTGTCTTTGAGCATGGCACACAGTCTCGACAGAATTGCACAGAGTAAATGTCACAGGCCTCTTATCAGAAAGATTCTGCTTTCATAGTCATCAGCCTGGCGTTAATCATGGATTACATAATCAAATGTTACTTATCATCTTAAGACCAGGTCATTAAAAGTTGGTTGCACTTCACATGACCTATATAAAGGAATgtcaatatgaagaaatatataaattataatttattataattaattttatttattttattcttttgttccAGGTTATTGGAcggcaaaataaaaataagtaaattaagGCATGCCTATTGTCCAGTAACTGTACTGTCAGACAGGAGAATTCCCGGTGGCCTGGCAGATGATTTGTCCTGCTGTCAACTAgccatgtattttttatttttttttaataattaatatttttttatattattggcCACCCGATATACTAAAGTAATGATTTCCAAAATTCGCATTCGATTAGTTAATTagacaataataacaatattaatctGTTCATTAATCTGAATCTGTTAGTCTTGACCGGCATCGTTACGCTATGTTCACTCCGCATCTCCCCAGAGCAGCAAAGCATTTAAACAGACATGCTAGGATGGAGAGAAAGTGGACAGGTGGAGCAGAAAGGGAAAGGGCACGCAAGAAGAAAGCACTTTAAGAAGAAGAAGCGAAATGTTGCAAAAATTCCACTCTGTTCCTGGCTTTAAGTGCAGGTCAGTTTCATCTGTAAATTACTctagttttttatttgcaactaTTAAACTGCTAGTGAAATGCAAATAATGCAAATATTATATGTAACGACCCCACTATCATCACTTAAAATATTATATGctaaaagacatttattttttgtaaagttaCATGAGTATTTTAgcggacaaaaaaaattacattcttTTATGTAGATAAGAAAGGAGCAGGGAGACAGGAGCTGTAGTGcagacatgaaataaaaaaaggctaattttatttttttgtccaagttttctaaaaaatatttagtcatATTGTAATCATTACTGTTCTAACgtttacattttagaaaattatATCTGCccatttatgtgtttttttcaaATGAAGGTGGAGACAGCCAGGGACTGAGACAGGTGGAAggaaaataagagaaaataattagttttaaCATATTGGATGAAATTGATTATTTTGCCAATAGAGCTAAACAAATTAGagataaacaaattaatatttatgtggATTCTGAGCAATGTAATTAAATGAGGTGGTTGTTTTGCATCAAGGTGGAGACAATTCTGTTTGTAACACTAGAGCAGAAGTGACAGGTATAAGATAAATAGAGAGGGACGAAATAAGGCTGTCTGTGGTTTCTAAATGTATTTGCGTGTATAGGAAGGCCTGGGCTGGTGTGGGATTTCCCGTGCTGAAATCGTGTCCCAGTCCATCCTGGCCGTCAGAGTAAGCATAGCTGCTGAAAATTAAGCAGTAGGATTGACTGAGTTTACTGTATGGCCATTAcagttcttttattattattattattattaatcatttatacacataaatatatataaatataatatgaatTCAATATTTTAGAATACCTTATCAGAGGAAAGACATCACATCAGAGGGCTTCCTAAAGCTTAAAttgttatacagtaaaataGCTGCATTTTCTAAGTTATTTTATGTATCCTTCCAaaataagaaatgaaataaaataaattactaaaataagtttttacaaaaaaatttttatttcttaaaaaattaaaattaataaaataaaaatataatataaaattattcgGCATACAGTCTAGCAGTTCATCTTCATTGGTTTTAGAcctatcttttaaaaaaaaatgcgtgCGAGGTAATTTATTTAACCAGGGTTGATAGGAGtatgaatattattaatttaataattattaatttattggttCAATTGTTATACATGGCCGTGATTGTACAAGAACATGTTACACAGGTCCAATAAAACCTCAAGATTACTTTGACTTTTCTCTTAAATCTTTCATGATACCTCTTGTGAGAAGAAACGGACAATGGTTTTGCTTTAGTCTCTCAGGTCTTGACATGTAATGCTTGTGTAAATAGTAAGCTACTTGTTATTTGACTTttctataaaatgtaaatggaaCCTTTTCACTTGGGCCAAAAGACATTATTCAAGTTAGCTATTAGCACTGTGTCTGTGGTTCTAATTTTAAACTAGTGGTGCACTGACTCTTACGATAAATGCTATGCATTGACTTGAATAGTATGGCTCAAATGAAGTTAAAAAATAGTGATAGGAAGGTAtgtgtttcattttactttttgttcttttaaatggGATTTTCCTTATTtgcaacacatttacatttatggattGTAAACttacatacaatatacaataaaccAGCACTTATGGGCTGAACCAGCTCCCAATCTGTACACTTAACATCTCTTAGCCTTTCTTGAGAAATCTGAATCACTGTGAATTGCCACTGGAATGCCACTGTTGGCATGTAGCTAAATACTTCAATGTTAAGGTTTATGTTTTATGCACCACTATAAAGCTGCTTACAGCACTTTTGACGTGGCTAAATGCACTATAAGCACTGCTTATGCCAAGGTCATTCAGTTAACTTATGAAAAGAGTTATTTATAAGAGTACATATGAAATTCCACATGTGCAAATGttcattgaatttaaaaaacaaaaaactaacgaaaatgcataatatttaaagagaaattctaaaaaagcaattaaactattttaaagacTCTCTAACCATTCTCGAGAAATACACATATTGTTTTCTATCTAGGTCATGTTTTACATAACACAATCAGGCACCGGGGAAAAACAAAGTTTGCTCAGAGTTTCAGTTAGTACCTTGTCAAACCTGTAAGGTATAAAtgacttattgtttttttgatcCAACATGTTTCATAAGAACTCTTTATCTACATCGTAATAATGTCCTAATCTGCTTTAATGACTTATTTCGAACAAGGAAGCAATTGTAGTTATAATAATGATTaacattaatgtaattaaatcagATAACACTTTATCATAATAAACACTATTAATACAACCAGTAACAAGCCATAGGTAATgtttacaaagtaaaataaactaatACACTGGACGGCCAAGAAAAGAGttgcacactctaatatttcataATACCACTCTGCATGATGGTACATCaccttcatgcgcttcccttcttaccctctGGAATAGGGATAACCtgcactcatcagaccacatgacccccCTGATTATCCTCACTAGAAGTGGTTTTATTATGGTCACACAACTGTTTAGTGCCAATCCTGTAATTTGTGCAAATTTTTTTGATGCAGCTTTACCAagcaggcggcacggtggtgtcgtggttagcactttcgccCTGTCTCTTTAGggtcacagtccaaagacctgcagattaggctaactggcattcccaaatcgactgtagtgtgtgaatgaatgtgtgagtgtgtgtatgtctgtgtgccctgtgatggattggcaccctgtccagggtgtaccccgccctgtgccctaagtctcctgggatagactccaggcccccctcgaccctgaatacaggataaagaggtatagacgatgaCAACTTCTGACAAGAAATGAAATGTTACTTCATACATCATTTAGAGTAGAAAGAATTAAATGTTTCctttaagtgtttaaaatttACACCTGCGGTGACTATTTGTTTTGATCTGcttgactttggactgtgggaggaaaccaaagaacccggaggaaacccaccaagcatgtggacTCCGAAACAGGTAAACTGGCGAGGAGTAAACCCATCCGATAAGGTCCTTGACATTCATGTaaatgttactttgacatgaCCCATCATGGCAATGGTATTCCGCGAAGGTGTTGGGCTTTTATTTACAGGATGATGAACACCAATATAAGAtgagtggttttaatgttatataaCTGATTGTTGTATATTAGTGACATACCATTCGATAAGGGacaaaaatgcatattttagGTTATTCATTTGGTAATATTAGATAAAAAGAActaacttaattttttaagaaaatatgaGGGGcaggtaaatataaaaataatactatTCCCAGACCATTTACTGTTTAGATATATGAGAGAAGTGTTACACCAAATGAATCATGAAATATACAAGAAAGGCAAAAGATCTGCTTTGACGTTTTTAATGACCGATACTGTCGAAATCAGTCTCATAACATCACATATTTGTCACAAGTTTAAAGCAATAGACGCCAGGTAGGTAGTAagagtttttaaattgtttttattgatttttattgtttgaGACAGACATGCTAGATCTCTGTACAGTGTGAATGGAGAGTGAGCTCTGAATCAATCAGACTCGAGTTGAAACATTTACACTAGGAATGCCCTCACTCTCCGAAGCAGGAcccaacatacacacagacttactgttttttgttttttttttcttgccaagAAATGGTGTGTCTTACGGTGCCAACAGAAGAATGAACAAATCACAGATTCACTGTTGTTTTGGTACACACCTTATAAGGGCTAGACTATATATACATCCCGTTCATGCCTAATGATATAGTCGActctatctacagtacatgatggTCAAAGAACTAAGGAGGTGAAAAGTGATACAGGgtgtaaacaaaatgtaaacaaatatcaCAAGGTGCCAAGGTAAACAATTAAACAAGCAACCAAAAAATTCCCTCAGTTTCACTCTCTACTGTATGTGAACCACTGGGCGGTCGGCCTTTTAAACAACCTGTGAAGATATAAGGAAAATAAGAAAGAGATTTATGTGTCATTAATGAGTCAGTGCACAACTGCCTGTTTTGCTGCCTGTTTTGCTTCCTTCTTCCATGTAGCAGGAGTCGTACGAGACAGTCAGGCAGGTAAGTGAAAGCATAACGTGACAGCGCCCAAAAACAATCCAGTCAGAAATCACATTTGTTGAATAGACGTAGCAGAACGCGCATATGATCTTGATAGATAAGATGTAGGTAGATAACAATCTAAAAGACTCCTGTGCAAATTTCACTGGAAACCCTTGTTTATGCCCAACCTGATATTCGGAATGGCATTCTCATATCTCTTGATTGTTTGCATTACCTAACTCAAGTTCAAACATTTACACTAGGACTGGCCTCATTGTGCCAAGCAGAATCCACCATACAATAGAGACTgatgtggtttttttttggctgaaaaTGGTGCTTCTTACTGTACCaacaggaaaataaacaaatcacagaATCACTGTTGTAAGCACCTTCTAAGGGTTAGACTATATGGGCATCCTGTTCATGCCTAACGATATAGTCGACTCTATCTTCATGATGGTAAAAGAACTAAAGAGGGGAAAGGTGATACAGAAAGATGATACAGGGAGTAAACAAGATGTAACCAAAAATGACACAAAGTGCCAAAGTAAACAGAACCGATCAACTAATAAATACCCTCAGTTTCACTCTCTTCTGTATCTGGACCACCAGGCGGTCAGAGCCTTTCGAACACTCAGCGCAGACGTAAggacaataaaacagaaagaTAAACTTAGAATTATGTCCCATTAACGAATCAGTGCACAAGCGAtgcttgttttgcttttttttatattcttcagTTAGGTAAGCGAAAGCATCCATATCTCGACTAGAATCAGTAAGAAGTAGATATGATCTTGAGCTGCAGGTTGATAAAAATATGATCCAAAACCCCTATTCTGGAATTTCACTGGAAACCCTTTGCTCTTGCGCAACCTGTTATTTGGAATAACACTTTGGAATCTCTTGACggtttgattgatttttttagcTCAACAAATCTTTTACAAGGTTTGCTTTACAAGGTTAAAATATTCACCAGAACTCTTGGGTCACATTAATAGTTGACGTTTACTTGTAAAAAAGAGACATGAAGGTGAGGGAAGATTTATCATAGTGACTGGAGAGATACAGTATTCCTTACATCAACCTTGAAACATTTACATCTTTCctttaaaaagtgcattaaaGATTGAAATAAAAGTAGTCTATGCTATACCTCAACTTCCCCAAGCGATGCGATTTAAGCTTAATAaagcacctacagtacagtagagttCTGCTTAACCTTAACTCTCAGTAGTCATCTAATGTTGTGTTCGGAGTAATACTACATGTTCTTCGAATTTTAAAGTGATATTTACAACGAAGCTTGACTATACCATATCAATATGAAAAAGCTAATAGGAATGTGAAAGTGATCAGTGATTTTTGTGAAATCATCTCTTCAGTCTGTGTTACAAACTGGAGAGGAATTGTACATCAAATGTGTCATACTGAACAGACAGTAGTTTAAATCGTCCTCTCATCCTCTCAAGTGACTAAAATATGAGATGTACGATAACTGGAGAAGAGAAGCCTGTgtggtaatgaaaaaaaaaagaaaacagtgcaCTTCTCCAGGATGGGATTCAAAGTGGCGAAATCGATGTGGTTGAGCCTCGGTCTTTTACACTGGCCCTTTCTGAAGTACATTAAAACACTCACAAACCTTAAAACAATGTGCAGTTTTGATACAGTGCATAAAGTCACGTGTGAGTAAGCATTTACGTGGATATATTCAAAGTTGGGTACACATACGGCAGCAGAAGGAATCGAGTGGAGttataaaattgtaaacaagaaaaaaaaatttttgcatgCACGCTCGCTTTGTATTTTCATCCAGTAATTATTGTTCAGTTCCCTTCAAACTATACAGACTGTCTGATGAATCCTTCTAATATAAGTAACACATTTCACAACCcactgtctttctttctgtcttcattttttatagattttccttgagtgtacaaaaataaaaagcaaaaacaaaacataatccATAATTggtctttttgctgtttttcttccTGTCCCTTTcaaatttttaagattttttggcAATTTTGTTAACAAAGTATACTATTTCACAACTGAAACTAACTTAACACTGTTTTCAACCTGTGACCTTGTGGTCTAACGTGAGTGCCAAATATCCAATCTGGAAAACTCGAAAAATTCAACTTGAACTTAACCAACAGAAAGCAACACAACAAGCACGTGGTGTAAATGAAGTGGCCTGATTAGTAGTGGGCTATTAACAGGAGCATCCGCCTTCGGTGGTAGTCGGCTCTTGGGGTTTGTCCAGCTTGATGTCAATCACTGGAGAAGGttgttaagggaaaaaagctcattcttcatcatcatcatcatcatcatcatcattgttatttatacatcatatacagtattttattaaacGCTCCTCCACAATGCATCCCTCTAACACAATGCATCCTGTATGTACAGATGGAAAAACATTAAgctgatttaaatctttttttttacttgtccaCTGActcagaaaaaagaaatgtcaaatTGAGGTCCAAGAAGGCTGAAATAATTGGCCTTAATTATTTCAGCCTTAAATAAGTTAAATCCACCATGTTAAATGAGGTGTGCAGTGCTGTGACCCCCGCATTAACCCCTTTATTAGTGAGCAGCGCAAAAATGTCGTAGTTATACAGcaacaaatcaataaaaaggTTAATGTACAAGGTTAGGCAAACTGGCCGTTAAAATATGGAACATTATTGACCCCTGGAGGCAGAATGACAAGATGCAGGCTGCAGTACTGTCTCCTAAACACGTGCATACATACGTACATGCAACACCATTCTGTTCTAGAGCTGACTAAAACAAAACCCTCTATTTGTTATGTGCACTTATATATACAGCAGTTATTCTAGTGCAGTTTTAGCTGAGTATGATGGATCTGTCTAAAGTCTTAAGTAGTGATTTTACTCAGCATGTTCCCTCATCGTCCCTGATATCAGTCAATGTCCTGCTGTCACAACTTCTGTTTGtaacaaaagcataaaaaaacagccTATTTCACATACTGTTTAAAATGATGccatttttcatttactttccaAAATGAGTCATATCGTCTTCTGTCAAGGATGTGTTTAGTCATTGCCGATACCTTATTACGTCCTATCACTCAGGTCTGCTATAGAGCAGACATCATTATTACGTTGTGTGTCTTCCACAGAAATAAACAAGAGCATACGTGACTTTAACCATAGACGACATGTCATTAAAGTGTCAAGTGTCTGTGACAAAAATCAGATTGCTTTACTTTGGCTACAGAATAATTGAAAATGATACTTAAAAAGAAGCTTACTTTACTTTATTGTGTCACGATTTATTTGCCACTTAAAGTCAGCTTGATTTAGGTGTTCACTGATGTCATCGCTTCTTAAatgttaacaaataaaaacatgcctAAAGATTCATACACtcagtgtttcccacaggtaAACTTACGGTGGTAGCCAGCGGAGCAGGCCGACATTAACCTGTCAAAGTGGTCCactacatacaacaaacaataaatacacataATTTTGTAGATCCAACCTACAAGCCTTCCCCTATATGTGAAGGGTAAGCCAAAGTAAAAAATTGAGAACAAAACACTATTTCGTGTATAAAGATGC of Clarias gariepinus isolate MV-2021 ecotype Netherlands chromosome 6, CGAR_prim_01v2, whole genome shotgun sequence contains these proteins:
- the im:7152348 gene encoding RING finger protein 224, which gives rise to MVLTEDHECGVCYERYSRSKHVPRVLFCNHTFCCPCLETLATQQGGMLSIRCPLCRQVSCVRQGLTLEEALWVNNQLWEHIGEVDELKVKWDLKEEEEHEEQGKRSAVAKAASPEQPQWPRPSCHHIPSLRLRLPGFLRRMIDPRQERIIPGSNVQIKSWRRLSGEELP